From a region of the Pseudanabaena sp. ABRG5-3 genome:
- the hrcA gene encoding heat-inducible transcriptional repressor HrcA, whose product MNPQLTHREQKVLWATIDHYIQTAEPVGSKALVSEYDFDISPATIRNVMNMLDRIGLLYQPHTSAGRVPSDSGYRVYVDKLIDPASELTYSTHQFLASKSDRLGKSSLDGVMRDVAQILATLSGCIAVITAPNMQKMRIRHLQLVMVDERKIMAIAVSDTYHTASVTMDLPSETKPEVLEGELNILNNFLNEHLRDKNWSDLNNALQWDDLDRQFQQYAVLLQQSLQQLMKLCDRTALGQMFISGLTELLRQPEFSNLQQVQNIVQLLEADRASLMALIVDQPSPSANSVSIRIGSEISIEPIQNCTFISSTYLCDDKPVGTVGVLGPTRLGYTRAIASVQAAALHLTDAISKW is encoded by the coding sequence ATGAACCCTCAACTTACCCATCGTGAACAAAAAGTCCTTTGGGCGACTATCGATCACTATATTCAAACAGCAGAACCTGTTGGCTCCAAGGCGTTGGTATCTGAGTATGACTTTGATATTAGCCCTGCCACGATCCGCAATGTGATGAATATGCTCGATCGCATTGGTTTGTTATATCAACCCCACACTTCGGCAGGGCGTGTTCCCTCAGACTCTGGCTATCGTGTCTATGTGGATAAACTGATCGATCCTGCCAGCGAACTCACCTATAGTACCCACCAATTTCTCGCCAGCAAAAGCGATCGCCTTGGCAAGTCCAGCCTTGATGGGGTAATGCGTGATGTTGCTCAAATTTTGGCGACCCTAAGCGGTTGTATCGCCGTAATTACTGCCCCGAATATGCAAAAAATGCGAATTAGGCATTTGCAATTAGTCATGGTCGATGAACGAAAGATCATGGCGATCGCTGTTAGTGACACTTACCACACTGCCTCGGTGACGATGGATTTACCTAGTGAAACGAAGCCAGAGGTTTTAGAAGGGGAATTAAATATTCTCAATAATTTTTTAAATGAGCATTTACGGGATAAAAACTGGTCAGACCTAAATAACGCATTGCAATGGGACGATCTTGATCGCCAGTTTCAGCAATATGCAGTGTTATTGCAGCAGTCTTTACAGCAACTGATGAAATTATGCGATCGTACAGCTTTGGGACAAATGTTTATCAGTGGTTTAACGGAATTATTACGTCAGCCAGAGTTTTCTAATTTGCAACAGGTACAAAATATTGTGCAGTTACTCGAAGCTGATCGCGCTTCGTTGATGGCCCTGATTGTTGATCAACCTAGCCCATCTGCAAATTCAGTTAGTATCAGAATCGGTTCCGAAATCTCCATTGAACCAATTCAGAACTGTACTTTTATCTCTAGTACCTATCTCTGTGATGATAAACCTGTGGGAACAGTTGGAGTTCTTGGTCCCACTCGTTTGGGTTATACAAGGGCGATCGCTTCAGTACAGGCCGCGGCATTGCATCTCACTGACGCAATTAGTAAATGGTAG
- a CDS encoding protein phosphatase 2C domain-containing protein: MENQEQTTAVEQQYLWAVGLDTEAFPPASLLGDRYRVLSSQIVVDTDAFTLPELPLEFQTYVVSYLKLSRLRLHLPRPYGLLLLGEELNLSEIFLLENVPIDRQGNLCPTLAESWGKASALRQINLLWQVLNLWEPLAEQNMTRTLIEPKLVRVDGMWVRLLELQADVSAVHISQLGDIWVQWLDLAKPEIAEPIAEFFYSLGRGEYDVNTAIAYLDQMSLKIMENQPLTVRIASATDVGQQRDHNEDACYPDIKRQKRTEQAESLRDRLAIVCDGLGGHDGGEVASSLAIKTLEQQLKTLLHQAENDPDFSAQGFIAQLEMVARVVNNQIVAINDQQQRHAQQRMGTTLVMAVMPHPHGHPSNEVYVVHVGDSRLYCVSKNNLRQVTLDDDVATRETTLGYNFYAYSSQRIDGGALIQALGTRGSDMLVPRVQRFFIDEDCVLLLCSDGLSDFDRVEQIYERYLLPILTEDKPLDRSCQDLIDQANELNGHDNITVALMRCRFAPPDPNEDMVEQITASDDEDDADTEDILPNPDHAVDAAGALVATEPIDADNSETVADVAASSTDAGFDIDDMDSAKTELGVPRQTNKAFMIILILVALLLGSGFAALQFPQVRDWVRQHVPTSLKKFVPPNP, from the coding sequence ATGGAAAATCAAGAGCAAACTACGGCAGTTGAGCAGCAATATCTTTGGGCCGTCGGACTAGATACCGAAGCATTTCCCCCTGCATCTCTACTTGGCGATCGCTACCGTGTCCTGTCCTCGCAAATTGTCGTTGATACAGATGCGTTCACACTACCTGAGTTACCCCTTGAATTTCAGACTTATGTAGTGTCTTACCTGAAGCTATCACGCTTACGCCTACATTTACCGCGTCCCTATGGTTTGCTGTTGCTAGGTGAAGAGCTAAACCTTTCAGAAATATTTTTATTAGAAAATGTCCCCATCGATCGCCAAGGCAATCTTTGTCCGACCTTAGCGGAGAGTTGGGGAAAAGCATCGGCGTTAAGGCAAATTAATCTGCTCTGGCAAGTCCTCAATCTTTGGGAACCCCTTGCCGAGCAAAATATGACGCGCACTTTGATTGAACCCAAATTGGTAAGGGTTGATGGGATGTGGGTGCGCCTGTTGGAATTGCAAGCGGATGTATCGGCGGTACATATCTCGCAATTAGGAGACATTTGGGTACAGTGGCTAGATCTGGCTAAGCCCGAAATTGCCGAACCGATCGCTGAGTTTTTCTACAGTTTGGGGCGCGGTGAATATGACGTAAATACAGCGATCGCCTATCTCGATCAGATGTCACTTAAGATAATGGAAAATCAGCCCCTCACGGTGCGGATTGCCAGTGCTACCGATGTCGGTCAACAGCGTGACCATAACGAGGATGCTTGCTATCCTGACATTAAGCGCCAAAAGCGGACTGAACAGGCTGAGAGCCTCCGCGATCGTCTGGCGATCGTCTGTGACGGTTTGGGGGGACATGATGGCGGAGAAGTTGCAAGCTCCTTGGCAATCAAGACCCTCGAACAGCAACTGAAAACCCTGCTGCATCAAGCAGAGAATGATCCTGATTTTTCCGCCCAAGGGTTTATTGCCCAATTAGAAATGGTGGCTCGCGTTGTCAACAATCAAATTGTGGCAATTAATGACCAACAGCAACGTCATGCCCAACAACGGATGGGGACAACTTTGGTAATGGCAGTGATGCCCCATCCCCACGGGCATCCTAGTAATGAAGTATATGTGGTGCATGTGGGCGATAGTCGTCTCTATTGCGTCAGTAAAAATAATTTACGTCAAGTCACCCTCGATGATGATGTGGCAACTCGCGAAACCACATTGGGATACAACTTTTATGCCTACTCCTCACAGCGCATTGATGGTGGAGCCTTAATTCAGGCTCTAGGAACTAGAGGTTCCGATATGCTTGTCCCAAGGGTGCAAAGATTTTTTATTGATGAAGATTGCGTGCTACTTCTCTGCTCCGATGGCTTAAGTGACTTTGATCGGGTTGAGCAGATTTATGAAAGATATTTGCTGCCAATTTTGACCGAAGATAAACCCCTTGATCGGAGTTGTCAAGATCTCATCGATCAGGCGAATGAGCTAAATGGTCATGACAACATTACCGTAGCCCTGATGCGCTGTCGTTTTGCGCCGCCCGATCCTAATGAGGATATGGTTGAGCAGATCACCGCTTCCGATGACGAAGATGACGCAGATACTGAAGATATCTTGCCTAATCCTGATCATGCGGTGGATGCAGCAGGGGCTTTAGTGGCGACAGAACCTATTGATGCTGATAATTCGGAAACTGTCGCAGATGTTGCTGCATCTAGCACAGATGCTGGATTTGATATAGATGATATGGACTCAGCAAAAACAGAACTGGGAGTCCCAAGACAGACCAATAAAGCATTTATGATCATCTTGATTTTAGTTGCTCTATTGCTAGGTAGCGGTTTTGCGGCGCTTCAATTTCCTCAAGTAAGGGACTGGGTGCGTCAACATGTACCCACAAGCCTCAAAAAATTTGTACCGCCAAATCCCTAA
- a CDS encoding NAD(P)H-hydrate dehydratase, with amino-acid sequence MIDCLSCQAIATSAQMQAIEQLIFQAGMPVAALMEKVALRITQRLTELYPAEVYGHVGILVGSGHNGGDALVVARELHHQGREVSIYTPFTKFKPLTRVHSCYAKSLGIPFVSLESLQECDLIVDGIFGFGLERDVVGDVAIAINTINNWQVPIVSIDLPSGIHTDHGRVMGIAIRATHTFCLGLWKRGLLTELATPYIGELERIDFNIPEQFIRQVLGNTHPLWRIDPQQILSDRLPIKRHPTTHKYEIGHLLLVVGSQKYGGAALLAAMGAKATGLGMLSIAVPHSLKSLILAQIPDALVIGCPETESGAIAELPDLDLQKYQTIACGCGISLEARQIVQQILDSDRPLVLDADGLNAVAALNQDQRIAQLTNRKNATILTPHWGEFCRLFPELREVERIEALQTAVNLTQSTILLKGARTAIAFPHATDSQVWINPESTPALARGGSGDVLAGMIGGLLAQGMAASDVAIAATVWHSKTAIWTAHQRTVMGVDPVTLAQNLLPFLQHFFRAVLIG; translated from the coding sequence ATGATCGATTGTCTCTCCTGTCAAGCGATCGCTACTTCTGCGCAGATGCAGGCGATCGAGCAGCTTATCTTCCAAGCAGGAATGCCCGTTGCTGCTCTTATGGAGAAAGTCGCACTGCGGATTACCCAGAGATTAACGGAACTCTATCCTGCTGAGGTTTATGGACATGTGGGTATTCTCGTGGGTTCGGGACATAATGGCGGAGATGCGCTAGTTGTCGCGAGAGAACTCCATCACCAAGGGCGAGAGGTGAGTATCTATACGCCATTTACAAAATTCAAGCCTTTAACAAGGGTACATAGTTGTTATGCCAAGAGCTTAGGAATTCCCTTTGTATCTTTAGAATCATTACAGGAATGTGATCTCATTGTCGATGGCATCTTTGGATTTGGATTAGAACGTGATGTAGTTGGAGATGTTGCGATCGCCATTAATACAATCAATAATTGGCAAGTCCCAATTGTCAGTATTGACCTACCATCAGGAATCCATACCGATCACGGGAGGGTAATGGGCATTGCAATTAGAGCCACGCATACCTTCTGTTTGGGATTATGGAAGCGCGGCTTACTGACAGAATTGGCAACTCCCTATATCGGCGAACTTGAAAGAATCGACTTTAATATTCCCGAACAATTTATTCGGCAAGTACTAGGTAATACACATCCACTCTGGCGCATCGATCCCCAACAAATACTTAGCGATCGCTTGCCCATTAAACGTCATCCGACTACCCATAAGTATGAAATTGGACATTTGCTTTTAGTTGTCGGTTCTCAGAAATATGGTGGAGCCGCACTTTTAGCAGCAATGGGGGCAAAGGCAACGGGACTCGGTATGTTATCGATCGCCGTTCCGCATTCCCTCAAATCGCTGATTTTGGCACAGATTCCTGATGCCCTCGTCATTGGCTGTCCCGAAACTGAGTCTGGGGCGATCGCGGAATTACCTGATCTTGATTTGCAGAAATATCAGACAATTGCTTGTGGTTGTGGTATCTCTCTTGAGGCAAGGCAAATTGTCCAACAGATCTTAGATAGCGATCGCCCATTAGTTCTAGATGCCGATGGCTTAAATGCTGTAGCGGCATTAAATCAGGATCAACGAATTGCTCAATTAACGAATAGAAAGAATGCAACTATTCTCACACCGCATTGGGGAGAGTTCTGTCGCCTCTTTCCAGAATTACGCGAAGTCGAACGGATAGAAGCCTTACAAACAGCCGTAAATCTCACCCAATCAACAATTTTACTTAAGGGCGCTAGAACTGCGATCGCCTTCCCCCATGCAACTGATTCGCAAGTATGGATCAATCCTGAAAGCACGCCTGCACTAGCTAGAGGTGGTAGTGGTGATGTGTTGGCAGGAATGATTGGCGGTTTACTAGCCCAAGGTATGGCCGCAAGTGATGTTGCGATCGCCGCTACGGTCTGGCATTCAAAAACAGCCATCTGGACTGCCCATCAGCGTACAGTTATGGGTGTCGATCCTGTTACGCTCGCGCAAAATCTATTACCATTTTTACAGCACTTTTTTAGAGCGGTTTTGATTGGATAA
- a CDS encoding EAL domain-containing protein: MAERYKHLNPIYQEILKQERLKNLMRIAKCIENSTVGIFETDLDDHIREVSVSFCDLLGYRASQICQLKYEEICHPDDLSAYYFLKERLLSGEIDHCYLNVRYIREDGQIVQVLQSTDLSIDNTKEPYFVNRFEDITDWEQTAKNLQDADERTRYLFENNPNPMWIYDLETLRFLAVNQAAINHYGYSKEEFLSMTLQDIRPPEDIPRLLESIANARISIGLTEPELWRHCKKDGSHIFVSISSHTLIYNNRQCKIILINDVTQKIQAEEALKKAEAKYRSIFENAVEGIFQSSVDGKFLIANPMLAKIYGYDTPEDLIANLTDIEHQLYVNPQRRLELVKLLLEQEDVKLFESEVYRKDGSIIWTSENAHAVYDVVGNLLYFEGTVEDITASKRAKAEIEHLAFHDSLTNLPNRVLFRERLSSALEHATEKLQIYLDEVQEVEIKLIPPLLAVLFLDLDRFKLVNDTMGHAAGDRLLIEVSKRLSECMFESTFLARMGGDEFMIFVSDLQSVESIQQFAQLLLQSFEVPFFVEEMALYIGTSIGISLYPSDGMDHETLMKHADTAMFRAKERGRNHYQLYNHAIGAKVIEYVAIENGIRQAFERSEFQVFYQPQINLATGEIDGMEALARWLHPELGWVPPNQFIPAAEEHGLIVRLGELILRTACAQNRSWQKQGLPPIRIAVNFSVKQFQSPNLCDRIMQILDETNLEPQYLELEITESLVMQDQTTIIKMLRQLQALGMCVSIDDFGTGYSSLSYLRLLPVSKVKIDASFVRETPHNSDDAAITSAIIAMAHNLNLSAIAEGVERKEQLEFLRAHHCDAVQGYLFSRPVPAHEATLLLKAQFK, from the coding sequence TTGGCTGAAAGGTATAAGCATCTAAATCCAATCTATCAAGAGATTCTCAAACAAGAGCGTCTCAAGAATTTAATGCGTATTGCAAAATGTATTGAAAATAGTACGGTTGGAATTTTTGAAACAGATTTAGATGATCACATTCGGGAAGTAAGTGTGTCCTTCTGCGATCTTTTAGGATACAGGGCTTCACAAATCTGTCAACTCAAATACGAGGAAATCTGTCATCCCGATGACCTATCAGCCTACTACTTCCTTAAGGAAAGATTACTATCAGGGGAAATTGATCACTGCTATCTCAATGTCCGCTACATCCGTGAAGATGGGCAAATTGTGCAGGTATTACAAAGCACAGATCTTTCTATTGATAACACTAAGGAGCCATACTTTGTCAATAGATTTGAAGATATAACGGATTGGGAACAGACTGCTAAAAACTTACAGGATGCTGACGAACGCACGCGCTATCTATTTGAGAACAATCCTAATCCGATGTGGATTTATGATCTCGAAACGTTGAGATTTTTAGCCGTCAATCAAGCTGCCATCAATCACTACGGTTATAGTAAAGAAGAATTTCTCTCTATGACTTTGCAAGATATCCGTCCTCCCGAAGATATTCCTAGGCTTTTGGAATCGATCGCTAATGCTAGGATCTCCATCGGTTTAACGGAACCTGAATTATGGCGACACTGTAAAAAAGATGGTAGCCATATTTTTGTATCCATTTCATCACACACACTGATTTATAACAATCGTCAATGTAAAATCATTTTGATTAATGATGTTACCCAAAAGATACAGGCTGAAGAAGCACTAAAAAAGGCTGAAGCTAAGTATCGCAGCATTTTTGAGAATGCTGTAGAAGGAATTTTTCAGTCTTCAGTGGATGGTAAGTTCTTAATTGCTAATCCCATGCTTGCGAAGATCTATGGATATGATACTCCTGAAGATTTGATTGCAAACCTTACAGATATTGAGCATCAGTTATATGTCAATCCTCAACGTCGGCTGGAGTTAGTCAAGCTGTTGCTAGAACAAGAGGATGTCAAATTATTTGAATCTGAAGTCTATCGCAAAGATGGTTCGATTATTTGGACTTCAGAAAATGCCCATGCGGTTTATGATGTCGTGGGTAATCTACTCTATTTTGAAGGAACAGTTGAGGACATTACCGCCAGCAAAAGGGCTAAAGCGGAGATCGAACATCTTGCCTTTCATGATTCACTCACCAATTTACCAAATCGAGTTCTATTTCGTGAGCGTCTATCCTCGGCTCTAGAACATGCTACGGAAAAGCTGCAAATCTATCTTGATGAAGTACAGGAGGTGGAAATTAAGTTAATTCCTCCTTTACTTGCTGTATTGTTTCTCGATCTTGATCGGTTTAAATTAGTCAATGACACAATGGGTCATGCCGCAGGCGATCGCCTATTGATCGAAGTTTCCAAAAGGTTGAGTGAGTGCATGTTTGAAAGTACTTTCTTGGCAAGGATGGGGGGCGATGAATTTATGATCTTTGTTTCTGACTTGCAGAGTGTGGAGTCAATTCAGCAATTTGCTCAGTTGCTTTTACAATCCTTTGAAGTGCCATTTTTTGTAGAAGAAATGGCTCTTTATATTGGTACAAGTATCGGCATTAGTCTCTATCCCAGTGATGGCATGGATCATGAGACCTTGATGAAACATGCTGACACGGCAATGTTCCGAGCGAAGGAGCGGGGCAGAAACCATTATCAACTATATAACCATGCGATCGGCGCAAAGGTAATCGAATATGTAGCGATCGAGAATGGAATTCGTCAAGCCTTTGAGCGCTCTGAGTTTCAAGTGTTTTATCAACCCCAGATTAATCTAGCTACGGGTGAAATCGATGGCATGGAGGCTTTGGCAAGATGGCTACATCCTGAATTGGGCTGGGTTCCTCCCAATCAGTTTATTCCTGCGGCGGAGGAGCATGGTTTGATCGTGAGGTTGGGCGAATTAATTTTGCGAACTGCTTGCGCTCAAAATCGGTCTTGGCAAAAACAGGGTCTACCCCCAATCAGGATCGCGGTAAATTTTTCTGTTAAACAGTTCCAATCACCAAATTTATGCGATCGCATTATGCAAATTCTTGATGAGACAAATTTAGAGCCACAATATTTGGAATTGGAAATTACCGAAAGCCTTGTTATGCAAGACCAAACGACCATCATCAAAATGTTACGGCAATTGCAAGCCTTGGGCATGTGCGTATCCATTGATGACTTTGGGACTGGCTATTCTTCCCTCAGCTATTTACGATTACTGCCCGTCAGTAAAGTCAAAATTGATGCCAGCTTTGTACGCGAAACTCCCCATAATAGCGATGATGCTGCCATTACATCGGCAATTATTGCGATGGCTCATAATCTCAATCTCAGTGCGATCGCTGAGGGAGTAGAGCGAAAGGAGCAGCTAGAATTTTTACGCGCCCATCATTGTGACGCAGTGCAGGGATATCTCTTCAGTCGTCCAGTTCCTGCCCACGAAGCCACATTATTACTCAAGGCTCAATTTAAATAG
- a CDS encoding sirohydrochlorin chelatase — MNATALFFVTHGSSDPRSWLGLQDLVAIARSQSHLYISGGCLEGQPLTLAQQLEKFAHEIIAHGISTIAVLPLLLLQGVHVSEDIPAEVAIAQSKFQDRLHFRTIAHLGTHSQIPDLLLQQFEKYTDTSSQEEPSRILVSHGSRRAEANHVVENLARSSQAIAAYWGVEPKIETQIEYLLAQNIYKINVLPYFLTEGGITEAIANKLKPYRDQAQIQQLPVPLSNEQLVSLALSMI, encoded by the coding sequence ATGAACGCCACCGCGCTTTTTTTTGTAACCCATGGTAGTAGCGATCCCCGTTCGTGGTTAGGATTACAAGATCTAGTTGCCATCGCGCGATCGCAAAGCCATCTCTATATTAGCGGCGGATGTCTGGAAGGTCAGCCCCTTACCCTAGCTCAGCAATTAGAAAAGTTTGCCCATGAAATAATTGCTCATGGCATTTCTACCATTGCGGTCTTGCCATTGTTACTGTTGCAAGGAGTGCATGTTAGCGAAGATATTCCCGCAGAGGTAGCGATCGCCCAAAGCAAATTTCAAGATCGATTGCACTTTCGGACAATTGCTCACTTAGGAACACATTCTCAAATTCCTGATTTACTGTTACAGCAATTTGAGAAATATACGGATACCTCGAGCCAAGAAGAGCCATCTCGCATCCTAGTTTCCCACGGTAGTCGCCGTGCTGAGGCAAATCATGTGGTTGAGAACTTAGCAAGATCTAGCCAAGCGATCGCTGCCTATTGGGGGGTTGAGCCAAAAATAGAGACTCAAATTGAGTATTTACTTGCCCAAAACATTTATAAAATTAATGTATTACCTTATTTTTTAACCGAGGGTGGTATTACTGAAGCGATCGCGAATAAACTAAAACCCTATAGAGATCAGGCGCAGATTCAACAGTTACCAGTGCCATTATCAAATGAGCAGCTTGTAAGTTTGGCTTTAAGCATGATCTAG